The Bacillota bacterium genome contains a region encoding:
- a CDS encoding DUF1540 domain-containing protein has product MPDIKCSVAECHYNRNVMCSASMIQVARDAQLSNAKNSDQTKCETFKPKS; this is encoded by the coding sequence ATGCCCGATATCAAGTGCAGCGTTGCCGAATGTCACTACAACCGAAACGTCATGTGTAGCGCATCGATGATTCAGGTGGCCCGTGACGCACAGCTCAGTAACGCCAAGAACTCCGATCAAACCAAGTGTGAGACCTTTAAACCGAAAAGCTGA
- a CDS encoding MarR family transcriptional regulator, translated as MEPTEKILEELTDELVLFFNGFASWESSVIRAGDLTVSEAHAIEVLGQHGKMNMKSLAQKLGVTTGTTTVTVDRLEKKDYARRETIKEDRRVNLIVLTKKGEDAYQEHHQYHRHLTEQMAADLSEDEIGQFLAVLKKINSGTF; from the coding sequence ATGGAGCCGACCGAGAAAATTCTGGAAGAGTTGACGGACGAGTTGGTGCTCTTTTTCAACGGTTTTGCCTCGTGGGAAAGCTCGGTGATCCGGGCCGGCGACCTGACGGTTTCAGAGGCGCACGCCATCGAGGTTTTGGGCCAGCACGGCAAAATGAATATGAAAAGCCTGGCGCAAAAGCTGGGGGTGACCACCGGAACCACCACCGTTACGGTGGACAGGCTGGAGAAAAAGGATTACGCGCGGCGCGAAACAATCAAGGAAGACCGGCGGGTCAACCTGATCGTCTTAACCAAGAAGGGGGAGGATGCTTATCAGGAACACCACCAATACCACCGGCACCTAACCGAACAAATGGCCGCCGACCTTTCCGAGGACGAAATCGGGCAATTCCTGGCCGTCCTCAAGAAGATCAATTCCGGAACCTTTTAA